The stretch of DNA AAAGGACTTGTTGGGACCGAAGAAACGCGTAAGGCAGGCGGAGACGAAAAGCGGAATGATCGATCCGACTATAGCATGGACCAGCACCACATTTGATGTTATGTAAAGCAAATATTCAAAGTAGCTCATATCGGTTTGCTGCAAGCCGGACAGGACTGTTTGCTGATCAGTCAGTCCTGTATTGACTCCGATAAGAATCGGTGTTCCGACAGCGCCGAATGATACTGGTGTGCTTTGTATGATCAAGGAAACAAGAACGGCTGCCATGGCAGGAAATCCTACAGCGACAAGCAGCGGCGCGGCAATGGCAGCAGCTGTCCCATAGCCAGCTGCCCCTTCGATGAAGCATCCGAACAGCCATGCAATAAGGATGGCCTGGATACGCCGGTCAGGCGAAATGGTCATGAAGCCGCGGCGGATTGTGTGGATGGCACCGGATTCCTTCACCGTATTCAGCAGCAGAACAGCACCGAATACGATAAAGATGACTTCAAGAGCAGTGATCAGGCCATTGAAAGCGGCACCTGCCACCACGTTGGTTTTGGTCCCCCAAACGAAAACGGCAATCATTGCTGTTACGGCAAGTGCAACCGGCATAGCCCGGCTGGCAGGCCAGTTTAAGATAACGAGAAATAATAAGATCGTCATGATTGGCACTAAAGCGATCAATGATAATGTTAATAAACTCATCGTCCTTTCCATCCCCTTTTAGTAAGCGTTTTCAAAATAATGCAAAAGCATGGTCATCTGATGACCTGTTTACATTATAAAGCGGAATTTTTTGAAAATGCAATGAAAATTTGGGAAATTTCCGTTTATAATGAGGGGGAGGTGGGAACCCAATGAAATACAAACAAATCAAACCCAAAAAAATATATGAACAAGTAGCCGATGAGCTGCTTTCGATGATACGGAATGGCAATCTTAAGCCGGGGGAGAAATTGGCAAGCGTCACGCAGCTTGCTGAGAACTTTCAAGTCGGCCGCTCCGCAATCAGGGAAGCACTGGCAACCCTGCGGGCAATGGGCTTGGTCGAAATGAAGCAGGGCGAAGGCACTTACGTGAAAGCATTCGAACCAGAGGGAATCGTTTACCCGCTTCAGCATGCACTGCTTATGAGCGGAGAAGACCGGGCAGAACTTATGGAAGTGCGGCATATACTGGAAACAGGTATTGCCGCTTCAGCAGCACTGACCCGTTCAGATGAAGATTTGGCACAGATGGAACAAGCGCTCGCAGAGATGAAGGAATTCGCAGGTGATCCGGAAAAAGGAGAGAAAGCAGACCTTGCTTTCCATATGACGATTGCCCATGCGGCCAAAAATAAACTGCTTCTGCGTCTCATGCACCATGTATCGGATTTGACAGGGGAATCCATGCGGGAAACGAGACAGATTTGCCTGTTTGGTGAAAAAGCAGCTCCCGAGGAATTGAACAAGCAGCATGAAGCGATACTGCACGCTATCCGTTTGCAGCAGCCTGAACAAGCAAGACTGGAAATGATGAGACATTTGGAATATGTAGAAGGAGTGATCCGTGCCTATATGGATTAGGATAAGCCGCCGACCGAGGCGGCTTTTTCCTTATATGCAGGTATTGGAAAATGAAAGCGGTTGTAGTATGATGGAATCAGATATCATTCAGGTCATCTGATGACCTTACTTGTGAGGTGGCAGCATGAAGGTTACATTATTTGCGACATGTATTGTGGATATGTTCCAATCCGATGTCGGGAAGGCGACGGTGGAGCTTTTGGAAAGGCTGGGCTGTGAGATTGTATTTCCGACAGGACAGGTGTGCTGCGGGCAGCCGGCATACAACTCCGGTTATGTGGAAGATGCCAAGAAAGCGATGAAAAAGATGATTGCGACATTTGAGGATGCCGAGGTCATTGTCACACCATCAGGCTCCTGTGCCACGATGTTCAAGGATTACCAGCATGTTTTCCGGGATGATCCCAAATGGCGCCCCCGGGCAGAACGGCTGGCCGAAAAGACATACGAACTGACAGAATTCATCGTGGATGTCCTGAAAATAGAGGATGTCGGGGCGAAGCTTGAAGGGGTGGCTACTTACCATCCATCCTGTCATATGACAAGGCTGCTTGGAGTGAAGGATGCACCGATGAAGCTTCTTTCGCATGTAGAGGGCTTGGAAATGCAACCGCTTCCCAATGCGCAGAATTGCTGCGGATTCGGCGGGACGTTTTCCGTTAAGATGGGGAATATTTCTGAACAAATGGTCGATGAGAAAGTGGATTCCGTGACGGAGACGAAGGCAAGCTATCTGATTGGGGCGGATGGCGGCTGTCTGCTGAATATTGGAGGCAGGATGCAGCGCCGCGGCAAGCCTGTCAAGGTGATGCATATCGCTGAAGTGCTAAACAGTCGGTGAGGGGGAACAACCATGGCGATGAAGATTGGGAATGAAAAATTCAAGGAAAATGTGAACAAGCAAATGGAAGATACATTCATGCGCGGAGCAGTCGCCGGAGCGCAGGAACGTCTTCGGACGAGAAGGCTGGATGCAGCAGAGGAGCTGGGGAACTGGGAAGAATGGCGTTCCCACGGGGAAGAGATACGTCAGCATACCCTCGATCATCTGGACTACTACTTGCAGGAGCTTGCTGAAAATCTGCAGAAGCGCGGCGGGCATGTTTTTTTTGCCGCTACTGCGGAAGAAGCGAATGACTATGTGAAAGGTATCGTGAAAGAAAAAAGGGCCCAAAAGATCTTGAAGGCGAAGTCGATGGTCACGGAGGAGATCGGATTGAATGCTGTCTTGGAACAGGAAGGCTGCGATGTCATCGAAACAGATCTGGGCGAATACATCCTGCAGCTGGACGACCATGATCCGCCTTCGCATATCGTCACACCGGCACTCCATAAAAACAAAGAGCAGATCAAGGATGTCTTTACCGAGAAGCTGGAGTACAAACTGACTTCCAAGCCGGAGGAGCTGGCTCTGCATGCCAGGGAAAAATTGCGTCAGGAATTCCTGCAGGCAGACATCGGCATTACAGGATGCAATTTTGCCATAGCCGAATCTGGTTCGGTTGGTTTGGTCACGAATGAAGGGAACGCTGGCATGGTTTCCGACTTACCGGATACGCAAATCTGTGTCATGGGGATGGAGCGCATCGTACCGACCTTTGAAGAATTTGAAGTGCTCGTGGGACTGCTTACAAGGAGTGCCGTCGGGCAAAAGCTGACCAGTTATATCACCGCTTTGACAGGTCCGCGGACAGCGGGGGAAGCCGATGGCCCATCCGAGTTCCACCTGGTCATCGTTGATAATGGGCGTTCCGGTATCCTAGGGACCGAATTCCAGTCTGTCCTGCAATGTATCCGATGTGCAGCATGTATCAATGTCTGTCCGGTGTACCGCCACATCGGCGGACACTCCTATAACTCGATATACCCTGGTCCGATCGGGGCAGTGCTGACACCGCTGCTGGGCGGATATGATGATTTCAAGGAACTGCCGTATGCATCGACACTCTGTGCAGCCTGTACGGATGCTTGTCCGGTCAAGATCCCATTGCATCAGCTGCTCCATCGCCATCGGCAAGTGATTGTCGAAAGGGAAGGGCGTGCACCGATTTCCGAGAAGATGGCCATGAAGGCATTTGGTATAGGAGCTTCCTCCAATCCGCTTTATGCAGCTGGATCAAAAATGGCAAGCTCGGTCATGAAGCCTTTTACAAAGGATGAGACCATTTCGAAAGGGCCGGGACCGCTGAAGGCTTGGACCGAAATTCGTGATTTGCCGGCTCCGAACAAAGAGCGTTTCCGTGATTGGTTCAAGGAGCACGAAAAGGAGCGTGACAAAGCATGATACAGAATCAGGACAGCTTTCTTGCGAATGTGGCCAGCCGTCTGGGCCGAACAAAGGTGCTGATGGAAAAGCCGGCGCGGAATTGGAATTATCGCCCGCAGGATAAGACATTGACTGATAAAACCCCGGATGAGCTAGTGGAGATACTTCGCGATCAATGCCGGCTTATCCATACCGAATTTATCGAGACTGATTCGGCTGCCTTGCCGAATGTGCTGGCAGATACTATAGCAGCCTATGGCGGGGGCCCGTTGGCCATTTGGCAAGACCCACGCTATGAAGCATTTGGTTTGCGTGAACAGCTCCGATCGTGGCCCGAACAAGGAATCGATGTGCATGAATGGGATCCTGCCATTGGATATGACAACATCGGTATTGTGGAGAAAGCCAATATCGGTATTACATTCAGTGATATCACGCTGGCTGAGTCCGGAACGGTCGTGCTGTTTTCGGGGGAAGGCAAAGGCCGCACGGTGAGCTTGCTGCCGCATAAATATATCGCCCTCGTACCGAAAAGCACCATCGTTCCCCGGATGACCCAGGCAGCGCAGCAAATATCCAAGCAAGTACAAAAAGGAGAGACCATTGCATCCTGTATTAACTTCATCACCGGACCAAGCAACTCGGCTGATATCGAAATGAATCTGGTTGTCGGGGTGCATGGCCCTGTGAAGGCTGCTTATATCGTGATAGAAGATAAATAGATGGCTCGGGGAAAAACACCAGGATCAATGTATATCTTAACTGTTGCTTCAAACCGCCAGTTGTAAAAATGTTTCGTTTAAAGAAATTCCAAAAGAGAATGATTATTTAAAAAAATGGATTGACATTCAATTGGAAAACCCATAACATGGTAATCAAATCTAACAACTACATACTTGATTTATTCTTATCCAGAGAGATCGAGGGATCAGGCCCTATGACGTCTCGGCAACGGGTTTATCGTAAATACCGTGCCAATTCCTGCAAACACAGCTGTGTTTGGAAGATGAGAATGAGGAAGTTTCATAATGAAGCCCTCTTTTTCTGGATAAGAAAAAGAGGGCTTTTTGTGTAGCGAGGGGGAATAGAGTTGATTACGTTCAAGAATGTATCAAAGACCTTCACAATCGGAAAACGGGAAGTGCACGCCGTACGCAATGTGAACCTGACGATAGAGCAAGGGGAGATTTTCGGCATCATCGGCTTCAGCGGAGCCGGTAAGAGCACATTGCTGAGATTGGTCAATGTGCTGGAAAATCCTACTGCTGGTGCTGTAGAGGTGCAGGGGGTAGATTTAGCCAAATTGCCCCCTAGGGAAGTCCGGAAGGTGCGCAGGAGAATCGGGATGATCTTTCAGAATTTCAATCTGCTAACCTCGCGTACTGTTGCTGGTAATATTGCATATCCTCTGAAACTGGCCAAAATGCCGCGAGCAAAAATAAAAGAACGGGTGGATGAACTGTTGCGCTTCGTCGGCCTTTCGGATAAAGCGAAGAATTATCCAGAGCAGCTCTCTGGAGGGCAGAAGCAGCGGGTTGGAATTGCCAGGGCGCTGGCTACTTCCCCGGATATCCTGATATGTGATGAAGCGACTTCGGCTCTGGATCCGGATACGACAGGAGAGATTCTGCGTCTGTTGAAGAAAGTGAACAAGGAATTGGGCATTACGATTCTGCTGATAACACACGAAATGCACGTGATTCAGGCAATCTGTGACAAGGTTGCTGTCATGGAGGAAGGGGAGGTCATCGAAACGGGCGGAGTATTCGATACATTCACAGATCCTATTCACCAGACAACGAAACGTTTTATCCGTTCCATACAGCAGGATCTCCCGTCTCCTTCCCTATTGGATGAATGGCGTCAAAAAGGCGGGAAGAAGCTGTATCGGATCATTTTCAAGGGAGAGGTGGCGAGTGACCCGGTATTATCCAGGGTAACGAGGAAGCATGATATCGATGTGAATATTGTGTATGGTTCCGTACAGGAGATACAAGAGAAATTCTATGGGAATCTG from Terribacillus sp. FSL K6-0262 encodes:
- a CDS encoding FadR/GntR family transcriptional regulator, which codes for MKYKQIKPKKIYEQVADELLSMIRNGNLKPGEKLASVTQLAENFQVGRSAIREALATLRAMGLVEMKQGEGTYVKAFEPEGIVYPLQHALLMSGEDRAELMEVRHILETGIAASAALTRSDEDLAQMEQALAEMKEFAGDPEKGEKADLAFHMTIAHAAKNKLLLRLMHHVSDLTGESMRETRQICLFGEKAAPEELNKQHEAILHAIRLQQPEQARLEMMRHLEYVEGVIRAYMD
- a CDS encoding (Fe-S)-binding protein, encoding MKVTLFATCIVDMFQSDVGKATVELLERLGCEIVFPTGQVCCGQPAYNSGYVEDAKKAMKKMIATFEDAEVIVTPSGSCATMFKDYQHVFRDDPKWRPRAERLAEKTYELTEFIVDVLKIEDVGAKLEGVATYHPSCHMTRLLGVKDAPMKLLSHVEGLEMQPLPNAQNCCGFGGTFSVKMGNISEQMVDEKVDSVTETKASYLIGADGGCLLNIGGRMQRRGKPVKVMHIAEVLNSR
- a CDS encoding LutB/LldF family L-lactate oxidation iron-sulfur protein encodes the protein MAMKIGNEKFKENVNKQMEDTFMRGAVAGAQERLRTRRLDAAEELGNWEEWRSHGEEIRQHTLDHLDYYLQELAENLQKRGGHVFFAATAEEANDYVKGIVKEKRAQKILKAKSMVTEEIGLNAVLEQEGCDVIETDLGEYILQLDDHDPPSHIVTPALHKNKEQIKDVFTEKLEYKLTSKPEELALHAREKLRQEFLQADIGITGCNFAIAESGSVGLVTNEGNAGMVSDLPDTQICVMGMERIVPTFEEFEVLVGLLTRSAVGQKLTSYITALTGPRTAGEADGPSEFHLVIVDNGRSGILGTEFQSVLQCIRCAACINVCPVYRHIGGHSYNSIYPGPIGAVLTPLLGGYDDFKELPYASTLCAACTDACPVKIPLHQLLHRHRQVIVEREGRAPISEKMAMKAFGIGASSNPLYAAGSKMASSVMKPFTKDETISKGPGPLKAWTEIRDLPAPNKERFRDWFKEHEKERDKA
- a CDS encoding lactate utilization protein C, encoding MIQNQDSFLANVASRLGRTKVLMEKPARNWNYRPQDKTLTDKTPDELVEILRDQCRLIHTEFIETDSAALPNVLADTIAAYGGGPLAIWQDPRYEAFGLREQLRSWPEQGIDVHEWDPAIGYDNIGIVEKANIGITFSDITLAESGTVVLFSGEGKGRTVSLLPHKYIALVPKSTIVPRMTQAAQQISKQVQKGETIASCINFITGPSNSADIEMNLVVGVHGPVKAAYIVIEDK
- a CDS encoding ATP-binding cassette domain-containing protein produces the protein MITFKNVSKTFTIGKREVHAVRNVNLTIEQGEIFGIIGFSGAGKSTLLRLVNVLENPTAGAVEVQGVDLAKLPPREVRKVRRRIGMIFQNFNLLTSRTVAGNIAYPLKLAKMPRAKIKERVDELLRFVGLSDKAKNYPEQLSGGQKQRVGIARALATSPDILICDEATSALDPDTTGEILRLLKKVNKELGITILLITHEMHVIQAICDKVAVMEEGEVIETGGVFDTFTDPIHQTTKRFIRSIQQDLPSPSLLDEWRQKGGKKLYRIIFKGEVASDPVLSRVTRKHDIDVNIVYGSVQEIQEKFYGNLLVSFQGDEERTVSAVKELDDIVQIEEVEVAWG